In Sulfurisphaera javensis, a single genomic region encodes these proteins:
- a CDS encoding (Fe-S)-binding protein, with protein sequence MSKGKVEINRKLASKTLDEFTPSDVMGIENCMRCGICSYSCPFWLETKKFYDVPAWRTYEINKIYSMFYTGYGIVARFLRLRRISGKEFKHWTESAYDCTACGACTFTSPMEVPNWYTALIMRRILHYSGFNYESAEKLAKNSKDFKNALGIVNWSETANKMGFNVDKKDSEILYVPSPLEIQDPDILSSTLNVFNKLKVSVTVSSKVSDPGYYAYFVGDFETARELLVNVYDTAKELNVKKIVTTDGAGYFWLRWQGPKSIKENPPLVIEHLTKTVYDSYKQGKIKLDKADITAPSTVHYSEFLSRLGGIEEPPRELLRLTAPQFIEPKESPSSDKLYTCTHHLELIEEKKDVVKKVRNYVVAQLTKWGGKSVIVFDPNCMLSLENAVKDKQAEFKVVYFTELLDRGIKV encoded by the coding sequence TTGAGTAAAGGTAAAGTTGAAATAAATAGAAAATTAGCATCTAAGACATTAGACGAGTTTACTCCATCAGATGTAATGGGAATAGAGAACTGTATGAGATGTGGAATATGTAGTTATTCTTGTCCATTCTGGTTAGAAACAAAGAAATTTTATGATGTTCCAGCGTGGAGAACTTATGAAATTAACAAAATTTACTCAATGTTTTACACTGGTTATGGTATCGTTGCAAGGTTTTTAAGGCTTAGAAGGATATCCGGAAAAGAATTTAAGCATTGGACAGAATCTGCATACGACTGTACTGCATGTGGGGCTTGTACTTTCACATCACCCATGGAAGTCCCTAATTGGTATACTGCATTAATTATGAGGAGAATCCTACATTACTCTGGATTTAATTATGAAAGTGCTGAAAAATTAGCTAAGAACTCCAAAGATTTTAAGAATGCTTTAGGGATAGTAAACTGGAGTGAAACAGCTAACAAAATGGGCTTTAATGTGGATAAGAAGGATAGTGAAATATTATATGTTCCATCTCCGCTAGAAATTCAAGACCCTGATATTCTTTCTTCAACGTTAAATGTGTTTAACAAATTAAAAGTAAGCGTGACTGTAAGTTCTAAAGTCAGTGATCCAGGCTACTATGCATATTTCGTAGGTGATTTTGAGACTGCTAGAGAGTTATTAGTAAATGTATATGACACTGCTAAGGAACTAAACGTTAAGAAAATAGTTACTACCGATGGAGCTGGTTACTTCTGGTTAAGATGGCAAGGTCCAAAGAGTATAAAGGAAAATCCACCACTAGTTATCGAACATTTAACTAAGACTGTTTATGACTCTTACAAGCAAGGTAAGATAAAATTAGATAAGGCTGATATAACTGCACCATCAACTGTACATTATTCAGAATTTCTAAGTAGATTAGGAGGTATTGAGGAACCGCCAAGAGAGTTATTAAGGTTAACTGCTCCACAATTTATTGAACCTAAAGAGAGTCCTTCATCTGATAAGCTCTATACATGTACTCATCATCTAGAGTTAATAGAGGAGAAGAAAGATGTAGTTAAAAAGGTTAGAAACTATGTGGTTGCGCAATTAACTAAATGGGGAGGTAAGAGTGTTATAGTATTTGATCCAAACTGTATGTTATCACTTGAGAACGCTGTCAAAGACAAACAGGCTGAGTTTAAGGTAGTTTATTTCACAGAATTATTGGATAGGGGTATAAAGGTATGA
- a CDS encoding nickel-dependent hydrogenase large subunit, giving the protein MASSYLFKYDWTKPVVIEPIVRIKPELGIQVTVNIEGENQVRATEAYAGAGMFRGFEIFLRNKPAPDVIMLASRECGICGEHHQFIERIAQEMAMGGYAPPPLGLETIMLANDAAMVYDATVHLTALGGPDWSSLFFKIAGYYPPEIYQLAQQTPISKVLEYSEAFPNGAPSELKFSGVTMRTVADIMDGLVPIIGAIWLEGAYVWRIMHEAEVLYYLRIPHPISMVPGGIGVPATVENLQRYLQRLVDGTAYAKKQVAIWEILNLFLNDYGNVFGVQAYYDKNFNNLGFAEMGNRPGNFLCYGQSDVSEAPSVTPSSTPVSPYDATYENMGAWGRARVVKPGLVIQKSATSPPELVTNSLIDINLGMREFVESSFYEDWVNNSEVPSEVSGISQDPIGNSVSPYHPWRKWTIPQPLARGYPFGSGNSQGKYSWAMSPRLVPYAGHKPVMNYFFNVEADPQAVMWAQVLQPQAPDPIYTAVYSSAGIEIQYNSNEQSVTWNLPQTISSRIVLPPELQGEIEIKYVSPWMLSSKLSNGSITVATNAVERMRARAHACALDAGGAWIAWFSALNYIKNGQTAVSRGNQYDWTYKKNTNTDVAIGVGLKEAPRGAQWHSEVIALGSGPTVPTINPQQIQPTTVNSGPRVTKSYSDVIGTISPYPLLAQNGGAGTFEEVIQGNPGYNIQGVPKLTVTPLEQWDGFEFAATLRSFDPCFVCGVHVVLPNGKVRYITLGAPIDLSESIKAFYKFAMRVK; this is encoded by the coding sequence ATGGCTTCTTCCTATTTGTTTAAATATGATTGGACAAAACCAGTTGTAATAGAACCTATAGTAAGAATAAAGCCAGAACTAGGAATTCAAGTAACAGTAAATATAGAAGGTGAAAATCAAGTTAGGGCTACTGAGGCTTATGCTGGAGCTGGAATGTTTAGAGGGTTTGAGATTTTCTTAAGAAACAAGCCAGCACCAGATGTTATAATGCTAGCATCAAGAGAATGCGGAATATGTGGAGAACATCATCAGTTTATAGAGAGAATTGCACAAGAAATGGCTATGGGTGGTTATGCTCCTCCACCATTAGGTTTAGAGACAATTATGTTAGCTAATGATGCCGCTATGGTTTATGATGCAACAGTACATCTAACAGCATTAGGAGGACCAGATTGGAGTTCATTATTCTTTAAGATAGCTGGCTATTATCCTCCAGAGATTTATCAGTTAGCACAGCAGACTCCAATAAGCAAAGTATTAGAATATTCTGAAGCTTTTCCAAATGGTGCTCCTAGCGAGTTGAAATTTAGCGGTGTTACAATGAGAACTGTAGCAGATATTATGGATGGTTTAGTGCCAATAATTGGGGCTATATGGCTAGAAGGTGCTTATGTATGGAGAATTATGCATGAGGCAGAAGTATTATACTATCTAAGAATTCCACATCCAATTTCAATGGTTCCAGGAGGAATAGGAGTTCCAGCAACAGTAGAAAACTTACAAAGATATTTACAAAGATTAGTTGATGGTACAGCGTATGCAAAGAAGCAAGTTGCAATTTGGGAGATCCTAAACTTATTCCTAAATGATTATGGTAATGTATTTGGTGTACAAGCCTATTATGATAAGAACTTTAATAATCTAGGATTTGCTGAAATGGGTAATAGACCAGGTAACTTCTTGTGCTATGGGCAAAGCGATGTTTCTGAGGCTCCTAGTGTAACTCCTTCGTCAACTCCAGTATCTCCATATGATGCTACTTATGAAAATATGGGGGCATGGGGAAGAGCTAGAGTAGTTAAACCGGGATTAGTGATCCAAAAGAGTGCAACTTCTCCACCAGAATTGGTAACTAATAGTTTAATTGATATTAATTTAGGAATGAGAGAATTTGTTGAATCCTCATTTTATGAAGATTGGGTTAACAATTCAGAAGTTCCATCAGAAGTGTCTGGCATATCTCAGGATCCAATAGGCAATTCAGTAAGCCCATATCATCCATGGAGAAAATGGACTATACCACAGCCTTTGGCTAGAGGTTATCCATTTGGTTCTGGTAATTCACAAGGTAAATATAGTTGGGCAATGTCTCCAAGATTAGTTCCATATGCTGGACATAAGCCAGTAATGAATTATTTCTTCAATGTAGAGGCTGATCCTCAGGCTGTAATGTGGGCACAAGTTTTACAACCACAAGCTCCAGATCCTATTTATACTGCGGTATATTCTTCAGCTGGCATAGAAATTCAATATAACAGCAATGAACAGTCTGTTACATGGAACTTACCTCAAACTATTTCTTCTAGAATTGTGCTACCTCCGGAACTTCAAGGTGAGATTGAGATAAAGTATGTATCGCCTTGGATGTTGTCATCTAAATTATCTAATGGAAGTATAACTGTAGCTACTAATGCTGTAGAAAGGATGAGAGCTAGAGCTCATGCATGTGCTTTAGATGCTGGAGGTGCATGGATAGCTTGGTTCTCTGCCTTGAATTATATAAAGAATGGTCAAACAGCAGTCAGTAGAGGTAATCAGTATGACTGGACTTATAAGAAAAACACAAATACAGATGTTGCAATAGGAGTTGGACTTAAGGAAGCCCCAAGAGGTGCACAATGGCACTCTGAAGTTATAGCCTTAGGAAGTGGTCCAACAGTTCCTACAATAAATCCGCAACAAATACAACCTACGACTGTTAATTCTGGTCCAAGAGTTACGAAGTCTTATAGTGATGTAATTGGAACTATATCACCTTATCCATTATTAGCTCAAAACGGTGGAGCAGGAACATTTGAAGAAGTAATTCAGGGTAACCCAGGATATAATATTCAAGGAGTGCCTAAGTTGACAGTAACTCCATTAGAACAATGGGACGGATTTGAATTTGCTGCAACACTAAGATCATTTGATCCATGCTTTGTATGTGGTGTTCATGTAGTTCTACCAAATGGAAAAGTGAGATATATAACACTAGGCGCCCCAATAGACTTAAGTGAATCAATAAAAGCATTCTATAAATTTGCAATGAGGGTGAAGTGA
- a CDS encoding cytochrome B — MKEPKPKQVKIGISRRDFMKLAGITGLTTWMIEKGLTWKDLFNMANDALSDPINIIWTGNGWCGGNTIAFIDAMNPAVEDVVTQVTFNLQPITLRAPSITNLGNINLVYHPILMPQDDMAYPTMEAALAGVFDPYVLVVEGTMFDEFGLYYEKPSGSFWCSAGRTPSGHVLLCDEFVFNLMKKAALVYATGACATYGGIPATTNGLGYRSPTYVMGMLDDPYRGILGFPAYIHEVYEKDLGYFRGEQVIDEDIYSVTNSPYNTAYPGPSYHWLSKLGQPIVAIAADPPAGDWIMRTLVAGVLYARGLAPAPSTYLDIFNRPKFFYGNETHQNCPRAGFFAQGIFAKNFGDPQCTYSLGCKGTEANSPAPRLGWVGGVGGCTRGGVCIACTAPGFPDLYEPFYAPPNAPTLPSTTLLAAAVGAGIVVGVGSYFLSRRRGKPVIPKAKGVS, encoded by the coding sequence GTGAAGGAACCGAAGCCAAAACAAGTTAAGATAGGGATTAGTAGAAGAGATTTCATGAAATTAGCTGGGATTACTGGTCTTACAACATGGATGATAGAAAAGGGACTAACATGGAAGGACTTATTTAACATGGCTAATGACGCTCTATCAGATCCAATAAACATAATCTGGACAGGAAACGGATGGTGTGGAGGAAATACAATAGCTTTCATAGATGCAATGAATCCTGCTGTTGAAGACGTAGTGACACAAGTCACATTTAATTTACAACCGATAACCTTAAGGGCTCCATCAATAACAAACCTAGGAAACATAAATCTAGTGTACCATCCAATTTTAATGCCACAAGACGATATGGCATATCCAACTATGGAAGCTGCATTAGCTGGTGTTTTTGATCCTTATGTATTAGTTGTTGAAGGTACAATGTTTGATGAGTTTGGCTTATATTACGAGAAGCCATCTGGTTCTTTCTGGTGTTCTGCTGGGAGAACTCCATCTGGACATGTATTGCTATGCGATGAGTTCGTGTTTAACTTAATGAAAAAAGCTGCATTAGTTTACGCTACTGGTGCTTGTGCAACCTATGGTGGAATTCCTGCAACTACAAACGGTTTAGGTTACAGATCTCCTACATATGTGATGGGAATGTTAGATGATCCTTACAGAGGAATTCTAGGTTTTCCTGCTTACATCCATGAGGTATATGAAAAAGATCTAGGTTATTTCAGAGGAGAGCAAGTAATTGATGAGGATATATACTCTGTTACAAACTCTCCTTATAATACTGCTTACCCTGGACCAAGTTATCATTGGTTAAGTAAATTAGGACAGCCAATTGTTGCTATAGCTGCTGATCCACCAGCTGGAGATTGGATTATGAGAACATTAGTAGCCGGAGTATTATATGCGAGAGGATTAGCTCCTGCCCCTTCTACTTACTTAGATATATTTAATAGACCAAAATTCTTTTATGGAAATGAGACTCATCAGAACTGTCCCAGAGCTGGATTTTTCGCTCAAGGAATTTTTGCTAAAAACTTCGGAGATCCGCAATGCACTTATAGTTTAGGATGTAAAGGAACAGAAGCAAATAGTCCAGCACCGCGTCTAGGCTGGGTTGGAGGAGTTGGGGGATGTACGAGAGGGGGAGTATGTATAGCTTGTACTGCTCCAGGATTTCCAGATTTATATGAACCATTCTATGCTCCTCCGAATGCACCAACATTACCTTCAACAACGTTATTAGCAGCAGCTGTGGGTGCTGGAATAGTTGTAGGTGTTGGTTCGTATTTCTTATCTAGAAGAAGAGGTAAACCCGTAATTCCCAAAGCTAAGGGGGTGAGTTAA
- a CDS encoding RNase L inhibitor codes for MSSFLFRLLGVDEIIKDIEEKTKELIYPLKLQRENSLELLKELLKNYNVNIELKESNKPVDEARRLTALASNLTPLSIENPEEVLWQLAQAIKPKGLKKCQK; via the coding sequence ATGAGTAGTTTTTTATTCCGTCTTTTAGGTGTTGATGAAATTATAAAAGACATAGAAGAGAAGACAAAGGAGCTTATTTATCCATTAAAGCTTCAAAGAGAAAACTCATTAGAGCTCCTAAAGGAGTTATTAAAAAATTATAATGTTAATATTGAATTGAAAGAGTCTAATAAGCCAGTAGATGAAGCTAGAAGGCTAACTGCTTTGGCATCAAACTTAACTCCACTAAGTATTGAAAATCCGGAAGAAGTATTATGGCAGTTAGCTCAAGCAATAAAACCTAAAGGGTTAAAGAAATGCCAAAAATAG